One Calditrichia bacterium DNA window includes the following coding sequences:
- a CDS encoding SPOR domain-containing protein: MRTMLLKNRLKLWVIGVVLLLVSGCKIGNTYILVEKGLNSQESAIAEAQKYQSRGLTSQVFLTRDKRYMVTIGPFNNKETAIAELNAKKDANIIPPGSQLAGPESRLWTQVWPNQPIQPPGTKPPAPGPGTPPKEGVRDEVKKDADKGMKDDFVVYPEKP; this comes from the coding sequence ATGCGTACGATGCTGTTAAAAAATCGGTTGAAGCTTTGGGTGATCGGCGTTGTTTTACTGCTGGTGAGCGGATGTAAAATCGGGAATACCTACATTTTGGTTGAGAAGGGTCTCAACAGTCAGGAAAGCGCCATTGCTGAGGCGCAAAAATATCAATCACGCGGGTTGACCAGCCAGGTTTTTCTCACACGCGATAAACGCTACATGGTAACAATCGGTCCTTTCAATAATAAAGAAACCGCGATAGCAGAGCTGAATGCCAAAAAAGATGCCAATATAATTCCTCCAGGCAGCCAGCTTGCCGGGCCGGAAAGCCGTTTATGGACGCAAGTTTGGCCGAATCAACCGATTCAACCACCGGGCACAAAACCGCCGGCACCGGGACCGGGCACGCCGCCAAAAGAAGGCGTTCGCGATGAAGTTAAAAAAGATGCGGATAAAGGGATGAAAGATGATTTTGTTGTATATCCCGAAAAACCGTAA
- a CDS encoding sigma-54-dependent Fis family transcriptional regulator: protein MPQILIVDNEEKFCKVIKASLELEALPATYVTSGEAALAHLSENTVDVIISDLRMDGISGMALLEQVKQQYPQTEFIMMTAYATQQTAIEALKKGAFDYLIKPFPDMDELTLRIRRILDQQRLIAENQRLKKQDETPVFFSEMIGKSKKMQQIYRLIKKASENDATVLVRGESGTGKELVAHAIHGSSQRKNKPFVTVNCAALPENLLESELFGFEKGAFTGATHRRIGKFEQAGGGSIFLDEIGDISPATQAKLLRVLQNKEIYRLGSNERIIVDVRIIAATHQNLEEMVESGRFRQDLYYRLNVFQLTLPTLRERKEDIPALVHHFVAQSAAQDIDRLALAELMDYDWPGNVRELQNAIERAAIVCNGMITREDLPSTRKMIAHSAKPGEFVLPDSGIKLDDFEKKLIRQALEKADGNRTHAAELLGITRRRLYSMMERFGINPDG, encoded by the coding sequence ATGCCCCAAATTCTCATCGTTGATAACGAAGAAAAATTCTGCAAAGTGATCAAAGCGTCGCTGGAGCTTGAGGCGTTGCCGGCAACCTACGTCACTTCCGGGGAGGCGGCGTTGGCGCATCTTTCGGAAAATACGGTGGATGTCATTATCAGCGATTTGCGAATGGACGGCATTAGCGGAATGGCGTTGCTGGAGCAGGTGAAACAGCAGTATCCGCAAACCGAATTTATCATGATGACTGCTTACGCCACGCAACAAACCGCCATCGAAGCGCTCAAAAAAGGGGCGTTTGATTATCTGATCAAACCGTTTCCGGATATGGATGAACTGACACTGCGAATCCGGCGGATTCTGGATCAGCAGCGGCTGATCGCCGAAAATCAACGGCTGAAAAAACAGGATGAAACGCCGGTATTTTTTAGCGAGATGATTGGCAAAAGCAAAAAGATGCAGCAGATTTACCGGCTTATCAAAAAGGCAAGCGAGAACGACGCAACCGTTCTGGTTCGCGGCGAAAGCGGCACCGGAAAAGAGTTGGTTGCACACGCCATTCACGGCTCATCGCAGCGGAAGAACAAACCGTTTGTGACGGTAAATTGTGCCGCACTACCGGAGAATTTGTTGGAAAGCGAACTGTTCGGTTTCGAAAAAGGGGCGTTCACCGGCGCAACGCACCGGCGCATCGGCAAATTTGAGCAGGCTGGCGGGGGCAGTATTTTTCTGGATGAAATCGGCGATATCAGTCCGGCAACGCAGGCAAAGTTGCTGCGCGTGTTGCAAAATAAGGAAATTTACCGGCTCGGCAGCAACGAGCGCATCATTGTGGATGTTCGGATTATTGCGGCAACCCATCAAAATTTGGAAGAAATGGTGGAAAGCGGGCGTTTTCGGCAGGATTTGTATTATCGCCTGAATGTTTTTCAATTGACACTGCCAACCTTGCGGGAGCGCAAAGAGGATATTCCGGCGCTGGTGCATCATTTTGTGGCGCAATCCGCTGCGCAGGATATCGACCGGCTGGCGCTGGCGGAATTGATGGATTACGATTGGCCGGGAAATGTGCGTGAATTGCAAAACGCGATTGAACGCGCCGCCATCGTTTGCAACGGCATGATTACGCGGGAAGATTTGCCCTCTACCCGCAAAATGATCGCGCATTCGGCAAAACCCGGTGAATTTGTTTTACCCGATTCAGGCATTAAACTGGATGATTTCGAGAAAAAATTGATCCGGCAGGCGCTGGAAAAAGCAGACGGCAACCGCACTCATGCGGCAGAGCTATTGGGCATTACCCGCCGCAGATTGTATTCGATGATGGAGCGTTTCGGTATCAACCCGGATGGCTGA